The Kitasatospora albolonga nucleotide sequence GGCCCGTACCGAGGAGACGCTCTTCCCGGCCGATGTGGCGGACCTGCTCCAGGAACTCTTCGGCCAGCTCGCCGACGCCGTCGAGAGCTTCGCCGAACTGGTCACGACCCCGCTCGCCGCCGACGGCGAGGCGGCGGAGGACCGGCTCGCCGACGCGCTCGCCCGCAGCCGCGCGACCCGCGACCGGGTGGCGGACCTGCTCCTGGAGGACGTCCAGGAGCACCCGCGCGAATGGCAGCTGCACGGGGCCCTGCTCGCCGAGATCGACCGGGTGCTGGCCGAGCTCGACATCGACGAGCGCACGAAGCGGCTCGGCGAGGAGCTGGACCGGCGCTCGTCCGAGGCCCACGAGCGCCACCCCCGGCTGCGCGGGATGGTCCGGCGGCTGAGCCGGACCACGACGTGAAACCTTCCCGGCGGGGTACGCGGGATGCGGAAGCCCCCGGTCACTGGTTCGCTGGGGGCAGTGTCCCTTTGGTCCGATGCGGCCCCTACGGCCCGAGGAGTGGTGATGAACGGTTCGGACGAACCCGCCGAGCTGGCGCGGCAGATGCGTGAGAAGGCCCAGCAGCTCGCCGAGGCGGCGGAACGCGCGACCGACCCCGAGGAACGGCAGCGGCTGGAGAAGAAGTCCCGGACGATCCGGGACCGGAGCGAGCAGCAGAGCGGGATGGCCGCCGGAGACGTCTATCCCCAGAAGTAGGTACGCGGTTGCCCGCGCCCGCCCCGGAACGCTTCCGGGGCGGGCGCTCCGCGTCCGGGCTCCTCACGTCCGTGCTTCAGGAGTACGGGACGCGGCGCTCCAGGGGTACGGGGCGCGAGGGCCTCACCCCGCCCACTCCAGTACCCGTTCCACCGGCCAGGTCGTCACCACCCGGTCCGCCGGTACGCCGCACTCCTCGGCCCGCGCGCAGCCGTACCGCTGCCAGTCGAGCTGGCCGGGAGCGTGCGCGTCGGTGTCGATCGCGAAGAGGGCGCCCGCCGCCACGGCCCCGCGCAGCAGCCGACGGGGCGGG carries:
- a CDS encoding small hydrophilic protein, translated to MNGSDEPAELARQMREKAQQLAEAAERATDPEERQRLEKKSRTIRDRSEQQSGMAAGDVYPQK